In the Lactobacillus paragasseri genome, ATGAACTATACTTTTAAACTTCGCTTAAGAAATTGTGAAGGTTTTGAACTATAATAATATAGACAAGTTATCCTAAGAAAGGTTCTATATTGTTTACATGAAATATTTAATTACCGGAGCAACAGGTAACTTAGGTGAAAAGGTTACTCGTTGGCTTAGAACTATGACTCCCGAAAATAATATTCGAGTTGGAATTCACAATTTAAAAAAAGCGAATAAGTTTGACGACTTAGATGTTGAAAAGATTAAACTAGATTACTTTGATTTAGATACACTTGAAAAAGCAGTTTCTGGCGTTGATTTGGTTATTTATATTCCTAGTATTACTTATGATTTGCAGAGAAGAATCACAGAATTTGAAAATGTACTGCAAGCTGTGAAAAAGGCAAAAGCAAAGTTGATTTTTGTCAGCTTTTTTGCGGACCAAGAAAATAATCCCTTTGTGATGTCACCATTTTATGCTTATGTTCCAAGGCGACTAGCTAGTTCCAAGGTCGAATATAGTATTGTTAAAAATAGTCTTTATGCTGATCCTTTAGTTCCATATCTTGAAGAATTAATTAAGTGTAAGAACATTATTTATCCTGTTGGTGCACAACCACTTTCTTTTATTACTCGAAATGATAGTGCACATGCGATTGCATGCCTAGCTATGCAGTCTATAATGCGTGACCAAGGTCAGTCTTATTTACTAAGTATGGATAAAAACTATAATATGGTTGAATTGTCCTACATCATGTCGCGAATTACTGATCATAAAATTGGTTATGCACCAGTCACAATTACTGAATTTGCTAAAATTTATGCCCAAGAAGGCGATGGAAAAGAATTAGCATCAATGTATGCTGGTGGTGCAAAGGGCCTATTAAGCGAAACATCAGACGATTTTCATCGCTTAACTGGACGTGAACCAGAAGAGATGGAGCATTTTCTGCGAAACGGCTACCAGATAGCTCGTTTATAAAAGAATTCTATATTAATACATAATATTTCAAGTTAAAATAAAAGATGTTATACTATAGATAGTAAGTGCTGAGAGAAAATTAATTGTAATTAAAGTGTAGATGCAGAGCTGAGTAAGACCGTAGGCATGCTAGTAATACACAGACTTTTAGCTTAGGGATGAGGGTAAAAGTCAACTTCTTATTTTAACTGTTATATACGAAAGAAGAGATCAGACATTAAAATCTGATCTCTTTTTCGTGAAGTTTATTAATTAAAGACTAGCATTAATATTCTTAGCCAAGTAGTCGTAAAGCATACCTTTCTCTAAGTCACTGGTATCATGTCCGAGTGTCCGAGCGATAGTGTAAGCATATGCCCAAGCAGTAGCTGGACCACGACTAGTGATAATTTTATGTTCTTGGTCAACAACAGTGATGTCAGTGCTAAAGTGACCATTTGGACATTCTTCTTCGATTTGTTTTTCAAAGCCTGGATAACAAGTATAGTTAGCACCTTCAAGTAAACCGTAGTGCCCTAAAGCGATTGGAGCTGCACACATTGCGGCATCCCACTTACCTGCTTTATTTCTTTGAATCATCAAGTCTGCAAGCTTTTTATTATTTCTTAAATTCAAAGCGCCAGTTCTGCCACCAGGGAAGGCAACAAGATCATAATCAAGAAGTGAGTCATCCACAACCTTATCACAGGTAAGTAAGATATGATGATCACCATCAATTTCTTTTTTATCTAGACCGACCATGTCGCAGTCAATATTTAAACGACGTAAGACATCAACGACACTTAAGCCTTCAACTTCTTCACAACCGTCTGCAAAGACAACAGCTACTTTTGTCATAAAAAAGTCCTCCTTTTT is a window encoding:
- a CDS encoding NmrA family NAD(P)-binding protein — encoded protein: MKYLITGATGNLGEKVTRWLRTMTPENNIRVGIHNLKKANKFDDLDVEKIKLDYFDLDTLEKAVSGVDLVIYIPSITYDLQRRITEFENVLQAVKKAKAKLIFVSFFADQENNPFVMSPFYAYVPRRLASSKVEYSIVKNSLYADPLVPYLEELIKCKNIIYPVGAQPLSFITRNDSAHAIACLAMQSIMRDQGQSYLLSMDKNYNMVELSYIMSRITDHKIGYAPVTITEFAKIYAQEGDGKELASMYAGGAKGLLSETSDDFHRLTGREPEEMEHFLRNGYQIARL
- a CDS encoding DJ-1 family glyoxalase III, which codes for MTKVAVVFADGCEEVEGLSVVDVLRRLNIDCDMVGLDKKEIDGDHHILLTCDKVVDDSLLDYDLVAFPGGRTGALNLRNNKKLADLMIQRNKAGKWDAAMCAAPIALGHYGLLEGANYTCYPGFEKQIEEECPNGHFSTDITVVDQEHKIITSRGPATAWAYAYTIARTLGHDTSDLEKGMLYDYLAKNINASL